In one Nicotiana tomentosiformis chromosome 6, ASM39032v3, whole genome shotgun sequence genomic region, the following are encoded:
- the LOC104090485 gene encoding uncharacterized protein isoform X3 yields the protein MPIPPESPSVRNEEAPAEELQSNTHHPPAPADELFDITTTVDPSYIISLIRKLLPANVKCGEISLGYDAHDASTEGPKTENFVEQSVNGKLYFQNKHEDVAVGKEDWEESGCILWDLAASRTHAEFMVENFALEVLLATLMVSKSARITEISLGIIGNLACHDVSRRKITSTNGLIGTVLEQLFLDDAPCLCEACRLITLFLQSEESAFLVEALQSEHILCRVLWIIENTLNLQLLEKSISLLLAIAESKQDVATILLPPLIKLGLPRILVDLLSVEISKLIEERLPERYSFLDLILQTVEALSVMDEYSQEICSNKGLFQLLTQLIKLPDKADFANSCISASVLTANILTDAADLALEISQDLLFLQGLLDVFPFASDDIEARSAVWSILARLLIQIQKTEMSPSNLHQYVSVLTSKSEVVEDELLNYDVDDTSEDHERSAKLTARSFALNGIVELLSRWRTLEGQVKGNLSMEGCYVNEGDVDKMLHYCYKCTNPGLQNFGCPKQLD from the exons ATGCCAATTCCACCGGAATCGCCTTCTGTACGTAACGAAGAAGCACCGGCGGAAGAACTTCAGAGCAATACTCATCACCCTCCTGCCCCAGCCGATGAG CTGTTTGATATAACAACCACAGTTGATCCTAGTTATATAATATCATTAATCCGGAAACTCCTCCCAGCAAATGTTAAGTGTGGAGAGATATCTCTTGGATATGATGCTCATGATGCCTCTACTGAAGGACCAAAGACTGAAAATTTTGTTGAACAATCAGTCAATGGCAAGTTATATTTCCAAAATAAGCATGAGGATGTAGCTGTAGGAAAAGAGGATTGGGAAGAATCTGGCTGCATTTTATGGGACCTAGCAGCTAGTAGAACTCACGCTGAATTCATG GTTGAAAACTTTGCTCTTGAAGTGCTTTTGGCTACTCTCATGGTGTCAAAATCTGCACGGATTACT GAAATTAGCCTTGGTATTATTGGGAACCTAGCTTGCCATGATGTTTCACGAAGAAAGATCACTTCTACAAATGGTCTGATTGGAACAGTATTGGAACAATTGTTTCTAGATGACGCACCATGTCTCTGTGAAGCATGCCG GCTGATAACTTTATTTCTTCAAAGCGAAGAAAGTGCGTTTTTGGTGGAAGCACTGCAATCCGAACATATTTTATGTCGTGTTTTATGGATCATAGAGAACACTTTGAACCTCCAGCTTCTAGAGAAG AGCATTAGTCTTCTGTTAGCAATAGCAGAAAGTAAGCAAGATGTGGCTACGATACTGCTACCACCACTGATAAAGTTAGGCCTCCCACGAATTCTGGTTGATCTCCTATCTGTCGAGATAAGCAAGTTAATAGAAGAAAGATTACCTGAAAG GTACTCCTTTCTAGATTTGATTCTTCAGACAGTTGAAGCTCTTTCGGTCATGGATGAATATTCACAAGAAATTTGTTCAAACAAGGGACTCTTCCAGCTGCTTACTCAATTGATCAAGCTTCCAGATAAAGCTGAT TTTGCCAACTCTTGCATTTCTGCTTCAGTTTTGACAGCAAATATTCTGACTGATGCAGCTGATCTAGCTTTAGAGATATCACAAG ACCTGCTGTTCTTACAGGGTCTACTTGATGTATTTCCTTTTGCTTCTGATGATATAGAAGCACGAAGTGCAGTTTGGAGCATTCTTGCAAGGTTACTGATTCAAATTCAAAAAACTGAGATGAGTCCTTCAAATCTGCATCAGTATGTCTCAGTTCTCACAAGCAAATCTGAGGTGGTTGAGGATGAACTTCTTAATTATGATGTTGATGATACCAGTGAAGACCATGAAAGATCCGCCAAATTAACGGCAAGAAGCTTTGCT CTTAATGGAATTGTTGAACTTTTAAGTCGATGGAGAACCCTTGAGGGCCAAGTGAAGGGAAATCTCTCTATGGAGGGATGCTATGTGAATGAAGGAGATGTTGATAAGATGTTGCATTACTGTTACAAATGTACCAA TCCAGGCTTGCAGAATTTTGGTTGTCCCAAGCAGTTAGATTGA
- the LOC104090485 gene encoding uncharacterized protein isoform X7, translating to MPIPPESPSVRNEEAPAEELQSNTHHPPAPADEVENFALEVLLATLMVSKSARITEISLGIIGNLACHDVSRRKITSTNGLIGTVLEQLFLDDAPCLCEACRLITLFLQSEESAFLVEALQSEHILCRVLWIIENTLNLQLLEKSISLLLAIAESKQDVATILLPPLIKLGLPRILVDLLSVEISKLIEERLPERYSFLDLILQTVEALSVMDEYSQEICSNKGLFQLLTQLIKLPDKADFANSCISASVLTANILTDAADLALEISQDLLFLQGLLDVFPFASDDIEARSAVWSILARLLIQIQKTEMSPSNLHQYVSVLTSKSEVVEDELLNYDVDDTSEDHERSAKLTARSFALNGIVELLSRWRTLEGQVKGNLSMEGCYVNEGDVDKMLHYCYKCTNSSAGELMNKPTIYKP from the exons ATGCCAATTCCACCGGAATCGCCTTCTGTACGTAACGAAGAAGCACCGGCGGAAGAACTTCAGAGCAATACTCATCACCCTCCTGCCCCAGCCGATGAG GTTGAAAACTTTGCTCTTGAAGTGCTTTTGGCTACTCTCATGGTGTCAAAATCTGCACGGATTACT GAAATTAGCCTTGGTATTATTGGGAACCTAGCTTGCCATGATGTTTCACGAAGAAAGATCACTTCTACAAATGGTCTGATTGGAACAGTATTGGAACAATTGTTTCTAGATGACGCACCATGTCTCTGTGAAGCATGCCG GCTGATAACTTTATTTCTTCAAAGCGAAGAAAGTGCGTTTTTGGTGGAAGCACTGCAATCCGAACATATTTTATGTCGTGTTTTATGGATCATAGAGAACACTTTGAACCTCCAGCTTCTAGAGAAG AGCATTAGTCTTCTGTTAGCAATAGCAGAAAGTAAGCAAGATGTGGCTACGATACTGCTACCACCACTGATAAAGTTAGGCCTCCCACGAATTCTGGTTGATCTCCTATCTGTCGAGATAAGCAAGTTAATAGAAGAAAGATTACCTGAAAG GTACTCCTTTCTAGATTTGATTCTTCAGACAGTTGAAGCTCTTTCGGTCATGGATGAATATTCACAAGAAATTTGTTCAAACAAGGGACTCTTCCAGCTGCTTACTCAATTGATCAAGCTTCCAGATAAAGCTGAT TTTGCCAACTCTTGCATTTCTGCTTCAGTTTTGACAGCAAATATTCTGACTGATGCAGCTGATCTAGCTTTAGAGATATCACAAG ACCTGCTGTTCTTACAGGGTCTACTTGATGTATTTCCTTTTGCTTCTGATGATATAGAAGCACGAAGTGCAGTTTGGAGCATTCTTGCAAGGTTACTGATTCAAATTCAAAAAACTGAGATGAGTCCTTCAAATCTGCATCAGTATGTCTCAGTTCTCACAAGCAAATCTGAGGTGGTTGAGGATGAACTTCTTAATTATGATGTTGATGATACCAGTGAAGACCATGAAAGATCCGCCAAATTAACGGCAAGAAGCTTTGCT CTTAATGGAATTGTTGAACTTTTAAGTCGATGGAGAACCCTTGAGGGCCAAGTGAAGGGAAATCTCTCTATGGAGGGATGCTATGTGAATGAAGGAGATGTTGATAAGATGTTGCATTACTGTTACAAATGTACCAA TTCTAGTGCAGGAGAGCTCATGAATAAACCAACTATTTACAAGCCTTAA
- the LOC104090485 gene encoding uncharacterized protein isoform X6, translating into MPIPPESPSVRNEEAPAEELQSNTHHPPAPADELFDITTTVDPSYIISLIRKLLPANVKCGEISLGYDAHDASTEGPKTENFVEQSVNGKLYFQNKHEDVAVGKEDWEESGCILWDLAASRTHAEFMEISLGIIGNLACHDVSRRKITSTNGLIGTVLEQLFLDDAPCLCEACRLITLFLQSEESAFLVEALQSEHILCRVLWIIENTLNLQLLEKSISLLLAIAESKQDVATILLPPLIKLGLPRILVDLLSVEISKLIEERLPERYSFLDLILQTVEALSVMDEYSQEICSNKGLFQLLTQLIKLPDKADFANSCISASVLTANILTDAADLALEISQDLLFLQGLLDVFPFASDDIEARSAVWSILARLLIQIQKTEMSPSNLHQYVSVLTSKSEVVEDELLNYDVDDTSEDHERSAKLTARSFALNGIVELLSRWRTLEGQVKGNLSMEGCYVNEGDVDKMLHYCYKCTNSSAGELMNKPTIYKP; encoded by the exons ATGCCAATTCCACCGGAATCGCCTTCTGTACGTAACGAAGAAGCACCGGCGGAAGAACTTCAGAGCAATACTCATCACCCTCCTGCCCCAGCCGATGAG CTGTTTGATATAACAACCACAGTTGATCCTAGTTATATAATATCATTAATCCGGAAACTCCTCCCAGCAAATGTTAAGTGTGGAGAGATATCTCTTGGATATGATGCTCATGATGCCTCTACTGAAGGACCAAAGACTGAAAATTTTGTTGAACAATCAGTCAATGGCAAGTTATATTTCCAAAATAAGCATGAGGATGTAGCTGTAGGAAAAGAGGATTGGGAAGAATCTGGCTGCATTTTATGGGACCTAGCAGCTAGTAGAACTCACGCTGAATTCATG GAAATTAGCCTTGGTATTATTGGGAACCTAGCTTGCCATGATGTTTCACGAAGAAAGATCACTTCTACAAATGGTCTGATTGGAACAGTATTGGAACAATTGTTTCTAGATGACGCACCATGTCTCTGTGAAGCATGCCG GCTGATAACTTTATTTCTTCAAAGCGAAGAAAGTGCGTTTTTGGTGGAAGCACTGCAATCCGAACATATTTTATGTCGTGTTTTATGGATCATAGAGAACACTTTGAACCTCCAGCTTCTAGAGAAG AGCATTAGTCTTCTGTTAGCAATAGCAGAAAGTAAGCAAGATGTGGCTACGATACTGCTACCACCACTGATAAAGTTAGGCCTCCCACGAATTCTGGTTGATCTCCTATCTGTCGAGATAAGCAAGTTAATAGAAGAAAGATTACCTGAAAG GTACTCCTTTCTAGATTTGATTCTTCAGACAGTTGAAGCTCTTTCGGTCATGGATGAATATTCACAAGAAATTTGTTCAAACAAGGGACTCTTCCAGCTGCTTACTCAATTGATCAAGCTTCCAGATAAAGCTGAT TTTGCCAACTCTTGCATTTCTGCTTCAGTTTTGACAGCAAATATTCTGACTGATGCAGCTGATCTAGCTTTAGAGATATCACAAG ACCTGCTGTTCTTACAGGGTCTACTTGATGTATTTCCTTTTGCTTCTGATGATATAGAAGCACGAAGTGCAGTTTGGAGCATTCTTGCAAGGTTACTGATTCAAATTCAAAAAACTGAGATGAGTCCTTCAAATCTGCATCAGTATGTCTCAGTTCTCACAAGCAAATCTGAGGTGGTTGAGGATGAACTTCTTAATTATGATGTTGATGATACCAGTGAAGACCATGAAAGATCCGCCAAATTAACGGCAAGAAGCTTTGCT CTTAATGGAATTGTTGAACTTTTAAGTCGATGGAGAACCCTTGAGGGCCAAGTGAAGGGAAATCTCTCTATGGAGGGATGCTATGTGAATGAAGGAGATGTTGATAAGATGTTGCATTACTGTTACAAATGTACCAA TTCTAGTGCAGGAGAGCTCATGAATAAACCAACTATTTACAAGCCTTAA
- the LOC104090485 gene encoding uncharacterized protein isoform X4 codes for MPIPPESPSVRNEEAPAEELQSNTHHPPAPADELFDITTTVDPSYIISLIRKLLPANVKCGEISLGYDAHDASTEGPKTENFVEQSVNGKLYFQNKHEDVAVGKEDWEESGCILWDLAASRTHAEFMVENFALEVLLATLMVSKSARITEISLGIIGNLACHDVSRRKITSTNGLIGTVLEQLFLDDAPCLCEACRLITLFLQSEESAFLVEALQSEHILCRVLWIIENTLNLQLLEKSISLLLAIAESKQDVATILLPPLIKLGLPRILVDLLSVEISKLIEERLPERYSFLDLILQTVEALSVMDEYSQEICSNKGLFQLLTQLIKLPDKADFANSCISASVLTANILTDAADLALEISQDLLFLQGLLDVFPFASDDIEARSAVWSILARLLIQIQKTEMSPSNLHQYVSVLTSKSEVVEDELLNYDVDDTSEDHERSAKLTARSFALNGIVELLSRWRTLEGQVKGNLSMEGCYVNEGDVDKMLHYCYKCTNLVFRVCGC; via the exons ATGCCAATTCCACCGGAATCGCCTTCTGTACGTAACGAAGAAGCACCGGCGGAAGAACTTCAGAGCAATACTCATCACCCTCCTGCCCCAGCCGATGAG CTGTTTGATATAACAACCACAGTTGATCCTAGTTATATAATATCATTAATCCGGAAACTCCTCCCAGCAAATGTTAAGTGTGGAGAGATATCTCTTGGATATGATGCTCATGATGCCTCTACTGAAGGACCAAAGACTGAAAATTTTGTTGAACAATCAGTCAATGGCAAGTTATATTTCCAAAATAAGCATGAGGATGTAGCTGTAGGAAAAGAGGATTGGGAAGAATCTGGCTGCATTTTATGGGACCTAGCAGCTAGTAGAACTCACGCTGAATTCATG GTTGAAAACTTTGCTCTTGAAGTGCTTTTGGCTACTCTCATGGTGTCAAAATCTGCACGGATTACT GAAATTAGCCTTGGTATTATTGGGAACCTAGCTTGCCATGATGTTTCACGAAGAAAGATCACTTCTACAAATGGTCTGATTGGAACAGTATTGGAACAATTGTTTCTAGATGACGCACCATGTCTCTGTGAAGCATGCCG GCTGATAACTTTATTTCTTCAAAGCGAAGAAAGTGCGTTTTTGGTGGAAGCACTGCAATCCGAACATATTTTATGTCGTGTTTTATGGATCATAGAGAACACTTTGAACCTCCAGCTTCTAGAGAAG AGCATTAGTCTTCTGTTAGCAATAGCAGAAAGTAAGCAAGATGTGGCTACGATACTGCTACCACCACTGATAAAGTTAGGCCTCCCACGAATTCTGGTTGATCTCCTATCTGTCGAGATAAGCAAGTTAATAGAAGAAAGATTACCTGAAAG GTACTCCTTTCTAGATTTGATTCTTCAGACAGTTGAAGCTCTTTCGGTCATGGATGAATATTCACAAGAAATTTGTTCAAACAAGGGACTCTTCCAGCTGCTTACTCAATTGATCAAGCTTCCAGATAAAGCTGAT TTTGCCAACTCTTGCATTTCTGCTTCAGTTTTGACAGCAAATATTCTGACTGATGCAGCTGATCTAGCTTTAGAGATATCACAAG ACCTGCTGTTCTTACAGGGTCTACTTGATGTATTTCCTTTTGCTTCTGATGATATAGAAGCACGAAGTGCAGTTTGGAGCATTCTTGCAAGGTTACTGATTCAAATTCAAAAAACTGAGATGAGTCCTTCAAATCTGCATCAGTATGTCTCAGTTCTCACAAGCAAATCTGAGGTGGTTGAGGATGAACTTCTTAATTATGATGTTGATGATACCAGTGAAGACCATGAAAGATCCGCCAAATTAACGGCAAGAAGCTTTGCT CTTAATGGAATTGTTGAACTTTTAAGTCGATGGAGAACCCTTGAGGGCCAAGTGAAGGGAAATCTCTCTATGGAGGGATGCTATGTGAATGAAGGAGATGTTGATAAGATGTTGCATTACTGTTACAAATGTACCAA CTTGGTGTTTAGGGTTTGTGGCTGCTAG
- the LOC104090485 gene encoding uncharacterized protein isoform X1 encodes MPIPPESPSVRNEEAPAEELQSNTHHPPAPADELFDITTTVDPSYIISLIRKLLPANVKCGEISLGYDAHDASTEGPKTENFVEQSVNGKLYFQNKHEDVAVGKEDWEESGCILWDLAASRTHAEFMVENFALEVLLATLMVSKSARITEISLGIIGNLACHDVSRRKITSTNGLIGTVLEQLFLDDAPCLCEACRLITLFLQSEESAFLVEALQSEHILCRVLWIIENTLNLQLLEKSISLLLAIAESKQDVATILLPPLIKLGLPRILVDLLSVEISKLIEERLPERYSFLDLILQTVEALSVMDEYSQEICSNKGLFQLLTQLIKLPDKADFANSCISASVLTANILTDAADLALEISQDLLFLQGLLDVFPFASDDIEARSAVWSILARLLIQIQKTEMSPSNLHQYVSVLTSKSEVVEDELLNYDVDDTSEDHERSAKLTARSFALNGIVELLSRWRTLEGQVKGNLSMEGCYVNEGDVDKMLHYCYKCTNSSAGELMNKPTIYKP; translated from the exons ATGCCAATTCCACCGGAATCGCCTTCTGTACGTAACGAAGAAGCACCGGCGGAAGAACTTCAGAGCAATACTCATCACCCTCCTGCCCCAGCCGATGAG CTGTTTGATATAACAACCACAGTTGATCCTAGTTATATAATATCATTAATCCGGAAACTCCTCCCAGCAAATGTTAAGTGTGGAGAGATATCTCTTGGATATGATGCTCATGATGCCTCTACTGAAGGACCAAAGACTGAAAATTTTGTTGAACAATCAGTCAATGGCAAGTTATATTTCCAAAATAAGCATGAGGATGTAGCTGTAGGAAAAGAGGATTGGGAAGAATCTGGCTGCATTTTATGGGACCTAGCAGCTAGTAGAACTCACGCTGAATTCATG GTTGAAAACTTTGCTCTTGAAGTGCTTTTGGCTACTCTCATGGTGTCAAAATCTGCACGGATTACT GAAATTAGCCTTGGTATTATTGGGAACCTAGCTTGCCATGATGTTTCACGAAGAAAGATCACTTCTACAAATGGTCTGATTGGAACAGTATTGGAACAATTGTTTCTAGATGACGCACCATGTCTCTGTGAAGCATGCCG GCTGATAACTTTATTTCTTCAAAGCGAAGAAAGTGCGTTTTTGGTGGAAGCACTGCAATCCGAACATATTTTATGTCGTGTTTTATGGATCATAGAGAACACTTTGAACCTCCAGCTTCTAGAGAAG AGCATTAGTCTTCTGTTAGCAATAGCAGAAAGTAAGCAAGATGTGGCTACGATACTGCTACCACCACTGATAAAGTTAGGCCTCCCACGAATTCTGGTTGATCTCCTATCTGTCGAGATAAGCAAGTTAATAGAAGAAAGATTACCTGAAAG GTACTCCTTTCTAGATTTGATTCTTCAGACAGTTGAAGCTCTTTCGGTCATGGATGAATATTCACAAGAAATTTGTTCAAACAAGGGACTCTTCCAGCTGCTTACTCAATTGATCAAGCTTCCAGATAAAGCTGAT TTTGCCAACTCTTGCATTTCTGCTTCAGTTTTGACAGCAAATATTCTGACTGATGCAGCTGATCTAGCTTTAGAGATATCACAAG ACCTGCTGTTCTTACAGGGTCTACTTGATGTATTTCCTTTTGCTTCTGATGATATAGAAGCACGAAGTGCAGTTTGGAGCATTCTTGCAAGGTTACTGATTCAAATTCAAAAAACTGAGATGAGTCCTTCAAATCTGCATCAGTATGTCTCAGTTCTCACAAGCAAATCTGAGGTGGTTGAGGATGAACTTCTTAATTATGATGTTGATGATACCAGTGAAGACCATGAAAGATCCGCCAAATTAACGGCAAGAAGCTTTGCT CTTAATGGAATTGTTGAACTTTTAAGTCGATGGAGAACCCTTGAGGGCCAAGTGAAGGGAAATCTCTCTATGGAGGGATGCTATGTGAATGAAGGAGATGTTGATAAGATGTTGCATTACTGTTACAAATGTACCAA TTCTAGTGCAGGAGAGCTCATGAATAAACCAACTATTTACAAGCCTTAA
- the LOC104090485 gene encoding uncharacterized protein isoform X2, whose amino-acid sequence MPIPPESPSVRNEEAPAEELQSNTHHPPAPADELFDITTTVDPSYIISLIRKLLPANVKCGEISLGYDAHDASTEGPKTENFVEQSVNGKLYFQNKHEDVAVGKEDWEESGCILWDLAASRTHAEFMVENFALEVLLATLMVSKSARITEISLGIIGNLACHDVSRRKITSTNGLIGTVLEQLFLDDAPCLCEACRLITLFLQSEESAFLVEALQSEHILCRVLWIIENTLNLQLLEKSISLLLAIAESKQDVATILLPPLIKLGLPRILVDLLSVEISKLIEERLPERYSFLDLILQTVEALSVMDEYSQEICSNKGLFQLLTQLIKLPDKADFANSCISASVLTANILTDAADLALEISQDLLFLQGLLDVFPFASDDIEARSAVWSILARLLIQIQKTEMSPSNLHQYVSVLTSKSEVVEDELLNYDVDDTSEDHERSAKLTARSFALNGIVELLSRWRTLEGQVKGNLSMEGCYVNEGDVDKMLHYCYKCTNAGELMNKPTIYKP is encoded by the exons ATGCCAATTCCACCGGAATCGCCTTCTGTACGTAACGAAGAAGCACCGGCGGAAGAACTTCAGAGCAATACTCATCACCCTCCTGCCCCAGCCGATGAG CTGTTTGATATAACAACCACAGTTGATCCTAGTTATATAATATCATTAATCCGGAAACTCCTCCCAGCAAATGTTAAGTGTGGAGAGATATCTCTTGGATATGATGCTCATGATGCCTCTACTGAAGGACCAAAGACTGAAAATTTTGTTGAACAATCAGTCAATGGCAAGTTATATTTCCAAAATAAGCATGAGGATGTAGCTGTAGGAAAAGAGGATTGGGAAGAATCTGGCTGCATTTTATGGGACCTAGCAGCTAGTAGAACTCACGCTGAATTCATG GTTGAAAACTTTGCTCTTGAAGTGCTTTTGGCTACTCTCATGGTGTCAAAATCTGCACGGATTACT GAAATTAGCCTTGGTATTATTGGGAACCTAGCTTGCCATGATGTTTCACGAAGAAAGATCACTTCTACAAATGGTCTGATTGGAACAGTATTGGAACAATTGTTTCTAGATGACGCACCATGTCTCTGTGAAGCATGCCG GCTGATAACTTTATTTCTTCAAAGCGAAGAAAGTGCGTTTTTGGTGGAAGCACTGCAATCCGAACATATTTTATGTCGTGTTTTATGGATCATAGAGAACACTTTGAACCTCCAGCTTCTAGAGAAG AGCATTAGTCTTCTGTTAGCAATAGCAGAAAGTAAGCAAGATGTGGCTACGATACTGCTACCACCACTGATAAAGTTAGGCCTCCCACGAATTCTGGTTGATCTCCTATCTGTCGAGATAAGCAAGTTAATAGAAGAAAGATTACCTGAAAG GTACTCCTTTCTAGATTTGATTCTTCAGACAGTTGAAGCTCTTTCGGTCATGGATGAATATTCACAAGAAATTTGTTCAAACAAGGGACTCTTCCAGCTGCTTACTCAATTGATCAAGCTTCCAGATAAAGCTGAT TTTGCCAACTCTTGCATTTCTGCTTCAGTTTTGACAGCAAATATTCTGACTGATGCAGCTGATCTAGCTTTAGAGATATCACAAG ACCTGCTGTTCTTACAGGGTCTACTTGATGTATTTCCTTTTGCTTCTGATGATATAGAAGCACGAAGTGCAGTTTGGAGCATTCTTGCAAGGTTACTGATTCAAATTCAAAAAACTGAGATGAGTCCTTCAAATCTGCATCAGTATGTCTCAGTTCTCACAAGCAAATCTGAGGTGGTTGAGGATGAACTTCTTAATTATGATGTTGATGATACCAGTGAAGACCATGAAAGATCCGCCAAATTAACGGCAAGAAGCTTTGCT CTTAATGGAATTGTTGAACTTTTAAGTCGATGGAGAACCCTTGAGGGCCAAGTGAAGGGAAATCTCTCTATGGAGGGATGCTATGTGAATGAAGGAGATGTTGATAAGATGTTGCATTACTGTTACAAATGTACCAA TGCAGGAGAGCTCATGAATAAACCAACTATTTACAAGCCTTAA
- the LOC104090485 gene encoding uncharacterized protein isoform X5, with product MPIPPESPSVRNEEAPAEELQSNTHHPPAPADELFDITTTVDPSYIISLIRKLLPANVKCGEISLGYDAHDASTEGPKTENFVEQSVNGKLYFQNKHEDVAVGKEDWEESGCILWDLAASRTHAEFMVENFALEVLLATLMVSKSARITEISLGIIGNLACHDVSRRKITSTNGLIGTVLEQLFLDDAPCLCEACRLITLFLQSEESAFLVEALQSEHILCRVLWIIENTLNLQLLEKSISLLLAIAESKQDVATILLPPLIKLGLPRILVDLLSVEISKLIEERLPERYSFLDLILQTVEALSVMDEYSQEICSNKGLFQLLTQLIKLPDKADFANSCISASVLTANILTDAADLALEISQDLLFLQGLLDVFPFASDDIEARSAVWSILARLLIQIQKTEMSPSNLHQYVSVLTSKSEVVEDELLNYDVDDTSEDHERSAKLTARSFALNGIVELLSRWRTLEGQVKGNLSMEGCYVNEGDVDKMLHYCYKCTKRAHE from the exons ATGCCAATTCCACCGGAATCGCCTTCTGTACGTAACGAAGAAGCACCGGCGGAAGAACTTCAGAGCAATACTCATCACCCTCCTGCCCCAGCCGATGAG CTGTTTGATATAACAACCACAGTTGATCCTAGTTATATAATATCATTAATCCGGAAACTCCTCCCAGCAAATGTTAAGTGTGGAGAGATATCTCTTGGATATGATGCTCATGATGCCTCTACTGAAGGACCAAAGACTGAAAATTTTGTTGAACAATCAGTCAATGGCAAGTTATATTTCCAAAATAAGCATGAGGATGTAGCTGTAGGAAAAGAGGATTGGGAAGAATCTGGCTGCATTTTATGGGACCTAGCAGCTAGTAGAACTCACGCTGAATTCATG GTTGAAAACTTTGCTCTTGAAGTGCTTTTGGCTACTCTCATGGTGTCAAAATCTGCACGGATTACT GAAATTAGCCTTGGTATTATTGGGAACCTAGCTTGCCATGATGTTTCACGAAGAAAGATCACTTCTACAAATGGTCTGATTGGAACAGTATTGGAACAATTGTTTCTAGATGACGCACCATGTCTCTGTGAAGCATGCCG GCTGATAACTTTATTTCTTCAAAGCGAAGAAAGTGCGTTTTTGGTGGAAGCACTGCAATCCGAACATATTTTATGTCGTGTTTTATGGATCATAGAGAACACTTTGAACCTCCAGCTTCTAGAGAAG AGCATTAGTCTTCTGTTAGCAATAGCAGAAAGTAAGCAAGATGTGGCTACGATACTGCTACCACCACTGATAAAGTTAGGCCTCCCACGAATTCTGGTTGATCTCCTATCTGTCGAGATAAGCAAGTTAATAGAAGAAAGATTACCTGAAAG GTACTCCTTTCTAGATTTGATTCTTCAGACAGTTGAAGCTCTTTCGGTCATGGATGAATATTCACAAGAAATTTGTTCAAACAAGGGACTCTTCCAGCTGCTTACTCAATTGATCAAGCTTCCAGATAAAGCTGAT TTTGCCAACTCTTGCATTTCTGCTTCAGTTTTGACAGCAAATATTCTGACTGATGCAGCTGATCTAGCTTTAGAGATATCACAAG ACCTGCTGTTCTTACAGGGTCTACTTGATGTATTTCCTTTTGCTTCTGATGATATAGAAGCACGAAGTGCAGTTTGGAGCATTCTTGCAAGGTTACTGATTCAAATTCAAAAAACTGAGATGAGTCCTTCAAATCTGCATCAGTATGTCTCAGTTCTCACAAGCAAATCTGAGGTGGTTGAGGATGAACTTCTTAATTATGATGTTGATGATACCAGTGAAGACCATGAAAGATCCGCCAAATTAACGGCAAGAAGCTTTGCT CTTAATGGAATTGTTGAACTTTTAAGTCGATGGAGAACCCTTGAGGGCCAAGTGAAGGGAAATCTCTCTATGGAGGGATGCTATGTGAATGAAGGAGATGTTGATAAGATGTTGCATTACTGTTACAAATGTACCAA GAGAGCTCATGAATAA